A single Sphingomonas sp. IW22 DNA region contains:
- a CDS encoding VWA domain-containing protein, with amino-acid sequence MFHGFVEALRAAGIPASLKEHLLLLEALDAEVIERTPEQFYYLARAIFVKDETLIDRFDRVFAHVFRGLDAPIDERAAIPEEWLRAVAQKYLSPEEMARIESLGSWDEIMETLKKRLEEQQGRHQGGNKWIGTGGTSPYGNSGYNPEGVRIGDDSQHKRAIKVWDKREFANLDSNRELGTRNIKVALRRLRRFAREGAADELDLDATIAGTARQGWLDVRMRPERHNAVKLLLFLDVGGSMDPFIRLVENLFSAATAEFKHLEFFYFHNCVYEGVWKDNHRRFTERTPTAEVIHRFGPDYKLILVGDAAMSPYELTHPGGSVEHYNEEAGLTWLSRLTDTYPAAAWLNPVAEAHWGYTHSVGLVRQAMRERMYSLTLSGLDDAMRELSRKR; translated from the coding sequence ATGTTTCACGGCTTTGTCGAAGCACTGCGTGCCGCCGGCATCCCGGCCAGCCTGAAGGAGCACCTGCTCCTGCTCGAAGCGCTCGACGCCGAAGTAATCGAACGCACGCCCGAACAATTCTACTATCTCGCCCGCGCGATTTTCGTGAAGGACGAGACGCTGATCGACCGGTTCGACCGGGTGTTCGCCCATGTCTTTCGCGGCCTGGATGCGCCCATCGACGAGCGCGCCGCCATCCCGGAAGAATGGCTGCGCGCCGTCGCCCAAAAATATCTGTCGCCAGAGGAAATGGCCCGGATCGAGTCGCTCGGTTCCTGGGACGAGATCATGGAGACGCTGAAGAAGCGGCTTGAGGAGCAACAGGGCCGGCATCAGGGCGGCAACAAATGGATCGGCACCGGCGGCACCAGCCCCTATGGCAATTCGGGCTATAATCCCGAGGGCGTGCGGATCGGCGACGACAGCCAGCACAAGCGGGCGATCAAGGTGTGGGACAAGCGCGAATTCGCCAATCTGGACAGCAATCGTGAGCTCGGCACCCGCAACATCAAGGTCGCCCTGCGGCGGCTCAGGCGCTTTGCGCGAGAGGGCGCGGCGGACGAACTCGATCTCGACGCAACGATCGCCGGCACCGCGCGACAGGGCTGGCTGGACGTGCGGATGCGGCCCGAACGGCACAATGCGGTCAAGCTGCTGCTGTTCCTCGACGTTGGTGGTTCGATGGACCCGTTCATCCGCCTGGTCGAAAACCTGTTTTCCGCCGCCACCGCCGAGTTCAAGCACCTGGAATTCTTTTACTTCCACAACTGCGTTTATGAGGGCGTGTGGAAGGACAATCATCGCCGTTTCACCGAGCGCACGCCCACGGCGGAGGTGATTCACCGATTCGGCCCCGACTATAAGCTGATCCTGGTCGGCGACGCCGCGATGAGCCCCTATGAACTGACGCACCCCGGCGGCTCGGTCGAACATTATAACGAGGAAGCGGGCCTGACCTGGCTGAGCCGGCTGACCGACACCTACCCCGCCGCCGCATGGCTGAATCCCGTGGCGGAGGCGCATTGGGGTTATACCCATTCGGTCGGCTTGGTGCGTCAGGCGATGCGCGAACGCATGTATTCGTTGACGCTTTCCGGCCTCGATGATGCCATGCGTGAGCTGTCGCGAAAACGCTGA
- a CDS encoding SDR family oxidoreductase — translation MTVLSEKVVLVTGASSGIGEATVRELVAGGATLFIGARRGERLRALAAEMGGAVAWQELDVTSGDSFDAFAKAAEARFGRIDALVNNAGVMPLSPLAALKRDEWKKMFDVNVHGVLNGIAAVLPRFVAQRSGHVVNVASIAAHMVMPTAAVYCASKFAVWAITDGLRQEHDDIRATIVSPGVVETELGNDITDQAVAAALQEWRKKSLTPDAIARAIRFALEQPEGVDINEIVVRPTAAGM, via the coding sequence ATGACTGTACTGAGCGAAAAGGTCGTACTCGTAACCGGCGCGTCGAGTGGCATTGGCGAAGCAACGGTGCGCGAACTGGTGGCGGGCGGTGCAACGCTGTTCATCGGCGCCCGGCGCGGCGAGCGACTGCGGGCGCTGGCGGCCGAAATGGGCGGGGCGGTCGCATGGCAGGAACTGGACGTGACCAGCGGCGACAGCTTCGATGCCTTTGCCAAAGCCGCCGAAGCGCGTTTCGGTCGCATCGACGCACTGGTCAACAACGCCGGAGTCATGCCGCTTTCGCCGCTGGCTGCGCTGAAGCGCGATGAATGGAAGAAGATGTTCGACGTGAATGTCCACGGCGTGCTGAACGGCATTGCGGCGGTGCTGCCGCGTTTCGTCGCGCAGCGGTCCGGGCATGTGGTGAACGTCGCTTCGATCGCGGCGCACATGGTGATGCCGACAGCTGCGGTCTATTGCGCCAGCAAGTTTGCGGTTTGGGCAATCACCGACGGCCTGCGGCAGGAGCATGACGATATCCGCGCGACCATCGTCTCGCCCGGCGTGGTCGAGACTGAGCTTGGCAACGACATCACCGATCAGGCTGTCGCAGCGGCGCTCCAGGAGTGGCGAAAAAAGTCGCTGACGCCCGATGCGATTGCCCGCGCGATCCGCTTCGCGCTCGAACAACCGGAGGGCGTCGATATCAACGAAATCGTCGTCCGCCCGACCGCCGCCGGTATGTAA
- a CDS encoding inorganic phosphate transporter codes for MATAALDSADPLSSSGAGPDLSNRHHPLARLIFLLLLAGGFVYACASVLIDTQQVGEELAMGVFAFLALALVIALGFEFVNGFHDTANAVATVIYTNSMPAHFAVVWSGFFNFLGVMLSSGAVAYAIITLLPVELILNVGSSAGYAMIFALLLAAVLWNLATWYVGLPNSSSHTLIGSVLGVGVANQLMAAGSTAGTAGVDWSQAQKVLTGLAMAPAIGFFAALVLLLVMRRVLKNPRLYSAPERDAPPPKGIRALLIFTCTAVSFSHGSNDGQKGMGLIMLILIGCAPTAYALNRTMPESTTPAFVQSADRAGTVLGARGGSAPLPIDNARTILTSALQTRRVNTPDSYAAMAALSRDISTRVSEYGALAKVPAAATPNLRADMYLVLDSTKLVLKADDAARRFTANELTALSDYQKQLESGTRYIPLWVKIAVALALGLGTMVGWRRIVVTVGEKIGKQHLTYGMGASAELVAAATILAADRFGLPVSTTHILSSGVAGAAVANGQGLQARTLRNMALAWLLTLPVAMTLSGGLYWLLLTIVRATGNA; via the coding sequence ATGGCCACCGCCGCACTTGATTCCGCCGATCCCCTCAGTTCGAGCGGAGCCGGCCCCGACCTGTCCAATCGCCATCATCCGCTTGCCAGGCTGATCTTCCTGCTGCTGTTGGCAGGCGGCTTCGTCTATGCCTGTGCCAGCGTGCTGATCGACACGCAGCAGGTCGGCGAAGAACTGGCGATGGGTGTCTTCGCGTTCCTGGCGCTGGCGCTGGTGATCGCGCTCGGCTTCGAATTCGTGAACGGCTTTCACGATACCGCCAACGCGGTGGCGACGGTCATCTATACCAATTCGATGCCGGCTCATTTTGCGGTCGTCTGGTCGGGATTTTTCAATTTTCTGGGCGTGATGCTGTCATCGGGCGCCGTCGCCTATGCCATCATAACCCTGTTGCCGGTCGAGCTGATCCTGAACGTGGGGTCCAGCGCCGGATATGCGATGATTTTTGCGCTGTTGCTGGCAGCAGTGCTGTGGAATCTCGCGACCTGGTATGTCGGGCTGCCCAATTCGTCGAGCCACACGCTGATCGGATCGGTGCTGGGTGTCGGCGTTGCCAACCAGCTGATGGCAGCCGGGTCGACGGCGGGCACTGCCGGCGTCGACTGGAGCCAGGCGCAGAAGGTGCTGACCGGGCTGGCCATGGCGCCGGCAATCGGTTTTTTCGCCGCGCTGGTGCTGCTGCTGGTGATGCGCCGCGTGCTGAAGAACCCGCGCCTTTATTCGGCGCCCGAACGCGATGCGCCGCCGCCCAAGGGCATCCGCGCACTGCTGATCTTCACCTGCACGGCGGTGTCGTTCAGCCATGGGTCCAACGACGGTCAGAAGGGCATGGGCCTGATCATGCTGATCCTGATCGGCTGCGCGCCCACCGCCTATGCGCTGAACCGCACCATGCCCGAAAGCACGACCCCGGCATTTGTCCAGTCCGCGGACCGGGCGGGCACGGTACTGGGCGCGCGGGGCGGTTCCGCCCCGCTGCCGATCGACAATGCGCGGACCATCCTGACGAGCGCCTTGCAGACGCGGCGCGTGAATACGCCAGACAGCTATGCCGCGATGGCGGCGCTGTCGCGCGACATCAGCACGCGCGTGAGTGAGTATGGCGCGCTGGCCAAGGTGCCCGCCGCGGCGACGCCCAACCTGCGCGCCGACATGTACCTGGTGCTCGATTCGACCAAGCTGGTGCTGAAGGCCGACGATGCCGCGCGCCGCTTCACGGCGAACGAGCTGACCGCGCTGAGCGATTATCAGAAGCAGCTCGAATCAGGCACGCGTTACATCCCGCTTTGGGTGAAGATCGCGGTGGCGCTGGCGCTGGGGCTGGGCACGATGGTCGGCTGGCGCCGTATCGTGGTGACCGTTGGCGAGAAGATCGGCAAGCAGCACCTGACCTATGGCATGGGTGCGTCGGCGGAACTGGTGGCTGCGGCGACCATCCTGGCGGCGGATCGCTTCGGCCTGCCGGTGTCGACCACGCACATCCTGTCTTCCGGCGTCGCGGGTGCGGCGGTGGCGAACGGGCAGGGACTGCAGGCCCGCACGCTGCGCAACATGGCGCTGGCGTGGCTGCTGACGCTGCCCGTCGCAATGACGTTGTCAGGCGGGCTTTACTGGCTTTTGCTGACGATCGTGCGCGCCACGGGCAACGCCTGA
- a CDS encoding CHAP domain-containing protein, producing MRLHLSTLFSVTCAISLTAPARADIIQQYNGQCVPFARAVSGIQIWGDAWTWWEQARQRYERGRTPRVGSVLVFEKTDQLRLGHVAVVSHIVEDRVVMLTHANWSRFDGKRGRAEQDVTLFDVSPRGDWSQVRVWYRDNQGLGGSTYPTYGFIYPPAGKAPAMPELSSRAPDYVGSLIDAYAR from the coding sequence ATGCGTCTCCACTTGTCGACCCTGTTTTCCGTTACGTGCGCCATCAGCCTGACGGCACCGGCGCGGGCGGACATCATCCAGCAATATAATGGTCAGTGCGTACCCTTTGCGCGCGCGGTATCGGGCATCCAGATCTGGGGTGACGCCTGGACATGGTGGGAACAGGCGCGCCAGCGTTACGAACGCGGGCGCACACCACGCGTCGGATCGGTGTTGGTCTTTGAAAAGACCGACCAGCTCCGGCTCGGTCATGTCGCGGTGGTCAGCCACATTGTCGAGGACCGGGTGGTGATGCTCACCCACGCCAACTGGTCGCGTTTCGACGGCAAGCGGGGCCGCGCGGAACAGGATGTGACGCTGTTCGACGTTTCGCCGCGTGGCGACTGGAGCCAGGTGCGCGTCTGGTATCGCGACAATCAGGGCTTGGGTGGCAGCACCTACCCCACCTATGGCTTCATCTACCCCCCGGCCGGCAAGGCGCCGGCCATGCCCGAACTCAGCAGCCGCGCGCCCGATTATGTTGGGTCGCTGATCGACGCCTATGCCCGCTGA
- a CDS encoding AraC family transcriptional regulator N-terminal domain-containing protein: protein MATMDQLASIITRHADGPGMYSTALPCLSLFRVERPTMPIPSVYEASLCLIAQGAKRVTLGEQRFVYDASSYLIVSVDLPLTGHIIEAAPEAPYLCCKIDLDLSALADLIVAEGKAHRAGDHPALAVYPSDPDLIDAAFRLVKLLDQPQAIPALAPLIEREIVYRLLTGPHGPTLRSLAAADSHLNQVSRAIAMIRSRFRQQLRIRDVAAAAGMSESSLYEHFKAVTRMTPLEYQKQLRLQEARRLMLLEGASAGAAAFAVGYESPSQFSREYRRMFGAPPRQDVERLQVGQDYLSAA from the coding sequence ATGGCTACCATGGATCAGCTCGCCAGTATCATCACCCGCCATGCGGACGGACCCGGCATGTACAGCACGGCGCTGCCCTGCCTTTCGCTTTTCCGGGTGGAACGCCCGACCATGCCGATCCCGTCGGTTTACGAAGCCTCGCTTTGCCTGATCGCCCAGGGTGCCAAGCGGGTGACGCTTGGCGAGCAGAGGTTTGTCTATGACGCGTCCAGCTACCTGATCGTCTCGGTCGACCTGCCGCTTACCGGCCACATCATCGAAGCGGCACCTGAGGCGCCCTATCTGTGCTGCAAGATCGACCTGGATCTCTCCGCGCTAGCCGACCTGATCGTGGCTGAGGGAAAGGCGCATCGTGCGGGCGATCATCCCGCGCTTGCCGTCTATCCAAGCGACCCCGACCTGATCGACGCCGCGTTCCGACTGGTGAAGCTGCTGGATCAGCCTCAGGCCATTCCTGCGCTCGCACCGCTAATCGAGCGCGAGATCGTGTATCGATTGCTGACCGGCCCGCACGGCCCTACCCTTCGGAGCCTCGCCGCCGCAGACAGTCACCTGAACCAGGTTAGCCGCGCCATTGCCATGATCCGCAGCCGCTTTCGTCAGCAACTGCGCATCCGCGACGTCGCTGCAGCGGCGGGGATGAGTGAATCCTCGTTGTACGAGCACTTCAAAGCGGTGACGCGGATGACGCCGCTTGAGTATCAAAAGCAGCTACGCCTGCAGGAGGCGCGGCGGCTGATGTTACTGGAAGGCGCAAGCGCGGGGGCGGCGGCCTTTGCGGTCGGCTATGAGAGCCCGTCTCAGTTCAGCCGCGAATATCGCCGAATGTTCGGCGCACCCCCGCGGCAGGACGTCGAACGCCTGCAAGTCGGTCAGGACTATCTGAGCGCGGCGTGA
- the rsmD gene encoding 16S rRNA (guanine(966)-N(2))-methyltransferase RsmD, producing MRIIAGTDRGRPLVAPKGEATRPTADRAREALFSMLASRVGSFEGLAVADLFAGSGALGFEALSRGAASCVFVEQDRAALDALRANAAKLGRKIDVRAQSVLALGPTSAALDVIMMDPPYATGAGSVALDRLARLGWVNDATWVSIETARDEMVDVKGFAIDVSRVHGKARLTLLRRDSGDTFI from the coding sequence ATGCGGATCATCGCCGGAACCGATCGTGGCCGCCCGCTGGTCGCGCCCAAGGGTGAGGCCACCCGCCCCACTGCCGACCGTGCGCGCGAGGCACTGTTTTCCATGCTGGCCAGCCGCGTCGGCAGTTTCGAGGGGCTGGCCGTCGCCGACCTGTTCGCCGGATCGGGGGCGCTGGGGTTCGAGGCGCTGTCGCGCGGCGCCGCAAGCTGTGTCTTCGTGGAGCAGGACCGCGCCGCGCTGGACGCGCTGCGCGCCAACGCCGCCAAGCTGGGGCGCAAGATCGACGTGCGCGCGCAGTCGGTGCTGGCGCTTGGCCCGACCTCTGCCGCGCTCGACGTGATTATGATGGACCCGCCCTATGCGACGGGTGCAGGGTCCGTCGCGCTCGACCGGTTGGCGCGGCTTGGCTGGGTCAACGACGCCACTTGGGTCAGCATCGAAACCGCGCGGGACGAGATGGTGGACGTCAAGGGATTCGCGATCGACGTGTCGCGTGTCCATGGCAAGGCGCGGCTCACCCTGTTGCGGCGCGATTCGGGCGACACGTTCATCTGA
- a CDS encoding alkaline phosphatase has product MTGFDRRDIIRGMGLALTAGAVPARLLAAPRFATDPFTLGVAAGDPSPDGFVLWTRLAPDPQSPDGGMPPIDVPVRWEVAEDSAFRRIVRAGSARAEARFAHSVHVEVGGLRPHRPHWYRFMVAGGGTSTVGTARTAPAADAPIDRLRLAVAGCQNFEAGYFTAFAHIAREPDLDAVFHYGDYLYEFAARPGAGPRLHLGEELYTLDDYRRRYGQYKADPDLQAAHAAAAFILSFDDHEIDDNWAAGVDKDGNPATVFARRKAAAMQAWYEHMPVRRDQVPIFGGRAYRRIDYGRLVRMHVLDTRSYRSDQLCEGPGRPRSETIKCLPADRPGRTMLGAAQEGWLDQGLANDRQWNFIAQQVMVMPHDVRKDGGNAPVVSSDNWNGYALSRQRLIDSIRRHRLSNVVIASGDAHQNYIGSVPADSNALDGPAIASEFLATSISSGGTGGARHPDELRALDHNPHMQLINNQRGYHLFEMTSASMTADVRVLDQVDRRDGAVSTLARFEVSPTRPGPQLAAGA; this is encoded by the coding sequence ATGACCGGATTCGATCGCCGCGACATCATCAGGGGTATGGGGCTGGCGCTGACCGCCGGTGCAGTACCCGCCCGATTGCTGGCGGCGCCACGCTTTGCCACCGACCCCTTTACGCTGGGCGTTGCCGCGGGCGATCCATCGCCGGACGGTTTCGTCCTGTGGACGCGTCTGGCTCCCGATCCGCAATCGCCGGACGGCGGGATGCCGCCGATCGACGTGCCGGTGCGCTGGGAGGTGGCGGAGGACTCCGCATTTCGCCGCATCGTCCGCGCCGGATCTGCCCGTGCCGAAGCGCGCTTCGCCCATTCGGTACATGTCGAGGTTGGCGGCCTGCGTCCCCATCGGCCGCATTGGTACCGCTTCATGGTGGCAGGCGGGGGGACCAGCACCGTCGGCACTGCCCGCACAGCGCCCGCAGCGGACGCGCCTATCGACCGGCTGCGACTGGCCGTCGCGGGGTGCCAGAATTTCGAGGCGGGATACTTCACCGCCTTTGCTCATATTGCGCGCGAGCCGGACCTCGACGCCGTGTTTCACTATGGCGATTATCTGTATGAATTCGCCGCTCGCCCCGGTGCGGGTCCGCGCCTGCATCTGGGGGAAGAGCTTTACACGCTTGACGATTATCGGCGCCGTTACGGTCAGTATAAGGCCGATCCCGACCTCCAGGCCGCCCATGCCGCCGCCGCGTTCATCCTGTCGTTCGACGACCATGAGATTGACGACAACTGGGCTGCCGGGGTCGACAAGGACGGCAATCCCGCGACCGTGTTTGCCCGGCGCAAGGCGGCGGCGATGCAGGCATGGTATGAGCATATGCCGGTACGCCGCGATCAGGTGCCGATATTCGGCGGACGCGCCTATCGCCGGATCGACTATGGCCGACTGGTCCGAATGCACGTGCTGGACACGCGGTCCTATCGCAGCGACCAGCTGTGTGAAGGGCCCGGACGACCACGGTCGGAAACGATCAAATGCCTTCCCGCCGACAGGCCGGGTCGGACCATGCTGGGCGCCGCGCAGGAGGGGTGGCTGGACCAGGGACTGGCGAACGACCGGCAATGGAACTTCATCGCACAGCAGGTGATGGTCATGCCGCATGACGTGCGAAAGGATGGGGGCAACGCTCCGGTGGTGAGTTCGGACAATTGGAACGGCTATGCCCTGTCGCGCCAGCGGTTGATCGACAGCATCCGTCGCCACCGCCTGTCCAACGTCGTGATCGCCAGCGGCGACGCGCACCAGAATTATATCGGGTCGGTTCCGGCGGATTCGAACGCGCTGGACGGCCCCGCGATTGCCAGTGAGTTTCTCGCGACCTCGATTTCATCGGGCGGGACCGGCGGCGCCCGCCACCCGGACGAACTGCGCGCGCTGGACCATAATCCGCATATGCAGTTGATCAACAACCAGCGCGGCTATCACCTGTTCGAGATGACTTCGGCCAGCATGACGGCCGATGTGCGCGTTCTGGATCAGGTCGACAGGCGTGACGGCGCTGTATCCACGCTCGCCCGGTTCGAGGTGAGCCCCACACGGCCGGGTCCGCAGTTGGCGGCTGGTGCTTGA
- a CDS encoding response regulator: MLFVRKKRRITRILIVEDEPLVAFDTEHFLTEAGFEVVATLDRVEDAVACLSGEVEIDLVLVDVELADGSGVDVARVAHARQSIVLFVTGNCPGDARSLAAGCLAKPYPQRDLVAAIDAIETMLGGGAPKRLPQSFSLFDRAA; this comes from the coding sequence ATGTTGTTCGTACGGAAAAAGCGGCGAATCACCCGCATCCTCATCGTGGAGGACGAGCCGCTGGTCGCGTTCGACACCGAACACTTCCTGACGGAAGCCGGGTTCGAGGTGGTGGCAACGCTGGACAGGGTCGAGGACGCGGTCGCGTGCCTGTCGGGTGAGGTTGAAATCGATCTGGTGCTGGTCGATGTGGAGCTGGCCGATGGAAGCGGCGTCGATGTCGCGCGCGTGGCTCATGCACGCCAGTCGATCGTATTGTTCGTAACCGGTAATTGTCCCGGCGATGCGCGATCGCTGGCGGCGGGTTGCCTGGCCAAGCCCTATCCGCAGCGCGACCTGGTGGCCGCCATCGACGCGATCGAGACGATGCTGGGCGGCGGCGCGCCCAAGCGATTGCCGCAAAGTTTCAGCCTGTTCGACCGCGCCGCCTGA
- a CDS encoding pseudouridine synthase, with translation MVALSARAVSKPPETQRIAKLLARAGIASRREIERMIAERRIALDGVPLETPATLLASLRGVTVDGKPVAAPAPARLFRFHKPAGVLTAERDPQGRRTIYDVLPDGLPRVIPVGRLDLNTEGLLLLTTDGELKRQLELPATQVKRTYRARAFGEVSQAQLEDLIEGIEIDGVRYGSIDANMERRTGANVWIEMTLTEGKNREVRRVLEHLGLTVSRLIRTSYGPIPLSDMPVGGVDEVRQHDLIQFRRELRLPADRRSDTPLVTRASVSRPAPAPAPAEAPKPARPGRPAPAGKRMAARPDDRARPAAKAEARKPVRKRETKEALETDRKRLTPRTDRPGTDRPGAFAHAGRPAKAGDGAPARAGRPATNRDGPRGPGKPKRPGPGGRPGPRKGSR, from the coding sequence ATGGTTGCACTATCAGCCCGTGCTGTGTCCAAGCCCCCTGAAACGCAGCGCATCGCAAAGCTGCTCGCCCGTGCCGGAATCGCGTCGCGGCGAGAGATTGAGCGCATGATCGCCGAACGCCGCATCGCCCTCGACGGTGTTCCCCTCGAAACGCCTGCGACCCTGCTGGCCAGCCTGCGCGGCGTGACCGTGGATGGTAAGCCCGTGGCCGCCCCTGCGCCCGCGCGCCTGTTTCGCTTTCACAAGCCCGCCGGCGTGCTGACGGCGGAGCGCGATCCCCAGGGGCGGCGCACCATTTACGACGTGCTGCCCGACGGTCTGCCGCGTGTGATCCCGGTCGGCCGACTCGACCTGAATACCGAAGGGCTGTTGCTGCTGACCACCGATGGCGAGCTGAAACGCCAGCTCGAGCTGCCCGCGACTCAGGTAAAGCGCACCTATCGCGCCCGCGCCTTTGGCGAGGTCAGCCAGGCACAGCTTGAGGATCTGATCGAAGGGATCGAGATCGACGGCGTGCGTTACGGCTCGATCGACGCGAACATGGAGCGGCGCACCGGCGCAAATGTGTGGATCGAAATGACACTGACGGAGGGCAAGAATCGAGAGGTTCGCCGCGTGCTGGAACATCTGGGGCTGACGGTCAGCCGCCTGATCCGCACCAGCTATGGTCCGATCCCGCTGTCCGACATGCCCGTCGGCGGCGTCGATGAAGTTCGCCAGCACGACCTGATCCAGTTCCGCCGCGAGCTGCGCCTGCCCGCCGACCGCCGCAGCGACACGCCGCTGGTGACCCGCGCCAGCGTCAGCCGCCCCGCGCCCGCCCCCGCCCCGGCAGAAGCGCCCAAGCCAGCACGGCCGGGTCGCCCGGCACCTGCGGGCAAGCGCATGGCGGCCCGGCCCGACGACCGCGCCCGCCCGGCAGCGAAGGCAGAGGCGCGAAAGCCCGTGCGTAAGCGTGAGACGAAGGAAGCGCTGGAGACCGATCGCAAGCGGCTGACACCGCGCACCGACCGGCCCGGCACGGACCGTCCCGGCGCTTTTGCCCATGCGGGTCGCCCCGCAAAAGCTGGTGACGGCGCTCCTGCGCGTGCGGGACGCCCCGCGACGAACCGCGACGGCCCGCGCGGCCCCGGCAAGCCAAAGCGCCCCGGCCCCGGCGGGCGCCCCGGACCGCGAAAGGGATCGCGCTGA
- a CDS encoding AAA family ATPase, with the protein MRFEGTSDYVATDDLKVAVNAAVRLRRPLLVKGEPGTGKTVLAHEIARAADAPLIEWHIKSTTKAQQGLYEYDAVARLRDGQLGDPRVHDIANYIRRGKLWDAFTSPALPVLLIDEIDKADIEFPNDLLQELDRMSFDVYETGERVAARERPIVVITSNNEKELPDAFLRRCFFHYIRFPDRETMQAILDVHFPGIQRILVNRALDIFYEVRDVPGLKKKPSTSELIDWLKLLLAEDMPLDVLQSRDTRAAIPPLHGALIKNEADLMLFERLAFMARRER; encoded by the coding sequence ATGCGTTTCGAAGGCACCAGTGATTATGTCGCGACCGACGATCTGAAGGTCGCCGTCAACGCCGCGGTCCGCCTGCGCCGCCCCTTGCTCGTCAAGGGGGAGCCGGGCACCGGCAAAACCGTCCTCGCCCATGAGATTGCCCGCGCCGCCGATGCGCCCCTGATCGAATGGCACATCAAATCGACGACCAAGGCGCAGCAGGGACTTTATGAATATGACGCGGTTGCGCGGTTGCGCGACGGTCAGCTGGGCGATCCCCGCGTGCACGACATCGCCAATTATATCCGGCGCGGCAAATTATGGGACGCGTTTACCAGCCCGGCTCTGCCTGTCCTGCTGATCGACGAGATCGACAAGGCCGATATCGAGTTTCCGAACGACCTGCTTCAGGAACTCGACCGGATGAGCTTCGACGTCTACGAAACCGGGGAGCGGGTCGCCGCGCGCGAACGCCCGATTGTCGTCATCACGTCGAACAATGAAAAGGAACTGCCCGACGCATTCCTGCGCCGCTGTTTCTTCCACTATATCCGCTTCCCGGACCGGGAGACGATGCAGGCGATCCTCGACGTCCATTTCCCCGGCATCCAGCGCATCCTGGTCAATCGCGCGCTCGACATATTCTACGAGGTGCGCGACGTGCCGGGTCTGAAGAAAAAGCCCTCCACCAGCGAGCTGATCGACTGGCTCAAGCTGCTGCTGGCAGAAGATATGCCGCTGGACGTGCTTCAATCGCGCGACACGCGCGCGGCGATCCCGCCGCTTCACGGCGCGCTGATCAAGAACGAAGCCGACCTGATGCTGTTCGAACGCCTCGCCTTCATGGCGCGGCGCGAGCGTTAA